One stretch of Chroococcidiopsis sp. CCMEE 29 DNA includes these proteins:
- a CDS encoding pirin family protein, translating into MTVPTQTSRTVAGVINSVETLEGAGFLVRRPFPKSSFSEFDPFLLLDELGPINLKPGQAKGAPDHPHRGFETVSYVLDGRLEHKDSAGHAGLLNPGDVQWMTAGAGVVHSEMPESMFTQTGGRLHGIQLWVNLPQRDKMMPPRYQEIPAAHIPIAQTEDRSVTVRVIAGEALGAKAVIQTRTPITYLHFTLQPGATMIQPVPKEYNAFVYVLEGSGLFGTETTPGDDGQMVLFSQDGEDVVISNPADAQRPLDILLIAGVPLNEPVVRYGSFVMNTEAEITQAIDDYQEGKMGQIYA; encoded by the coding sequence ATGACTGTCCCCACTCAAACGTCTCGAACCGTTGCTGGAGTAATCAACAGCGTTGAAACACTCGAAGGAGCCGGATTTCTTGTCCGTCGCCCCTTTCCCAAAAGTAGCTTCTCTGAGTTTGACCCGTTTCTCCTCCTCGACGAGTTGGGTCCAATTAATCTAAAGCCGGGTCAGGCAAAAGGTGCGCCCGATCATCCGCACCGGGGCTTTGAAACCGTCAGCTATGTCTTGGATGGACGGTTAGAACACAAAGATTCTGCGGGACACGCCGGGTTACTAAATCCGGGTGATGTCCAGTGGATGACAGCAGGTGCCGGGGTCGTGCATTCCGAGATGCCAGAGTCAATGTTTACCCAAACGGGTGGACGGCTCCACGGCATTCAACTCTGGGTCAATCTGCCACAACGAGACAAAATGATGCCGCCCCGCTATCAGGAAATTCCAGCGGCTCACATTCCGATCGCTCAAACCGAAGATAGGTCTGTGACGGTGCGGGTGATTGCGGGAGAAGCGTTAGGGGCAAAAGCCGTCATTCAAACGCGCACGCCGATCACTTACCTCCACTTCACACTGCAACCAGGGGCAACGATGATCCAGCCTGTACCCAAAGAGTACAACGCCTTTGTCTACGTACTGGAGGGGTCTGGGTTGTTTGGGACAGAGACAACGCCTGGTGATGATGGGCAGATGGTGCTCTTTTCTCAAGATGGAGAAGATGTGGTGATCTCCAACCCTGCTGACGCTCAGCGTCCTCTAGATATTCTGCTAATTGCAGGTGTACCCCTTAACGAACCAGTCGTGCGCTACGGTTCGTTTGTCATGAACACCGAAGCTGAAATTACCCAAGCGATCGACGACTACCAGGAAGGAAAGATGGGACAAATTTATGCTTAA
- a CDS encoding protoglobin domain-containing protein: MNAIAGYTFGTEQTAHSPLTLNDLKLLKQTVLSTDEDEKYLRMAGEVLEDQIAAVLEVWYGFVAANSHLVYYFSNAGQPNFDYLTAVRKRFAQWILDTCNRSYDQDWLNYQQEIGLRHTYAKKNQTDRVEAAPHIGMRYMIAFIYPIAATIKPFLSNKGHSAEDVENMYQAWFKSITLQVTLWCAPYAKDAYF, encoded by the coding sequence ATGAACGCGATCGCAGGTTACACCTTTGGAACTGAACAAACCGCTCATTCACCGTTGACACTCAACGACTTGAAACTGCTCAAACAGACCGTTTTGTCTACAGATGAAGATGAGAAATATCTGCGGATGGCAGGAGAAGTTTTAGAAGACCAAATTGCTGCGGTATTAGAGGTTTGGTACGGCTTTGTTGCTGCTAACTCTCATCTAGTTTATTACTTCAGCAATGCAGGGCAGCCAAACTTTGACTACTTAACTGCTGTTCGCAAACGCTTCGCTCAATGGATTCTAGACACCTGTAACCGATCGTATGACCAGGATTGGTTGAACTATCAGCAGGAAATCGGTCTGCGCCACACTTACGCCAAGAAAAACCAGACCGATCGGGTTGAAGCTGCTCCTCATATCGGAATGCGGTACATGATTGCCTTTATCTACCCGATCGCAGCCACCATCAAGCCATTTCTGTCAAACAAAGGACACAGCGCGGAAGACGTTGAAAACATGTATCAAGCCTGGTTCAAATCAATCACTCTACAGGTGACGCTTTGGTGTGCTCCCTATGCTAAAGATGCCTATTTCTAA
- a CDS encoding nuclear transport factor 2 family protein: MSTQPTEVIKEFLANTATEKVEAAARRLVAEDATYISLNFDNPELKQILPWTGTSKGPQAFIDTFSRVAKWWTHEDFAVTTLFGEGENVAVFGRFTYRSVSLSKAVTSPFSIHAKVRNGKIVYFQFMEDTFATARTFSEKGTWTIKIAPNRPEFEV, encoded by the coding sequence ATGAGTACCCAACCGACCGAAGTGATCAAAGAGTTTCTGGCGAATACGGCAACCGAAAAGGTCGAGGCGGCTGCCCGTCGGCTCGTCGCGGAGGACGCAACATACATTTCCCTGAATTTCGACAACCCTGAGCTGAAGCAAATCTTGCCTTGGACGGGAACCTCCAAAGGTCCCCAAGCGTTCATCGATACGTTCTCCCGGGTTGCGAAATGGTGGACGCATGAGGACTTCGCCGTTACCACCCTCTTCGGTGAAGGCGAGAACGTTGCTGTGTTCGGCAGGTTCACGTACCGCTCGGTCTCGCTGAGCAAGGCGGTGACCTCACCGTTCTCGATCCACGCAAAGGTGCGCAACGGGAAGATCGTGTACTTTCAGTTCATGGAGGATACTTTCGCGACCGCTCGCACTTTCAGCGAGAAGGGGACTTGGACCATCAAAATCGCTCCGAACCGGCCGGAGTTCGAGGTGTAA
- a CDS encoding cupin domain-containing protein, with translation MFIQKLQSCPEFIAGDNTLLRELLHPDKQPLALRYSLAHAIVPVSETSTPHSLSTSEVYYILTGNGEMFINDQSQPVEPGDAIYIPSNAKQSIRNTGREPLSFICIVDPAWRKENETVY, from the coding sequence ATGTTCATCCAAAAACTACAGTCATGTCCAGAATTTATTGCAGGTGACAATACCCTTCTGCGAGAATTGCTCCATCCCGATAAACAACCTTTAGCGTTGCGATATAGCCTTGCTCATGCGATCGTGCCCGTTAGCGAAACCTCAACGCCACATTCGCTCAGCACTTCAGAAGTGTATTACATCTTGACGGGCAACGGTGAGATGTTCATCAACGACCAATCTCAACCTGTTGAACCTGGAGATGCTATTTACATTCCGTCAAATGCGAAACAATCCATTCGCAACACAGGTCGTGAACCGCTCAGCTTCATTTGCATTGTTGATCCAGCTTGGCGCAAAGAAAACGAAACAGTCTATTGA
- a CDS encoding SDR family oxidoreductase codes for MILQNKVALVTGGTSGIGRVTAIAYAQQEAKVVVGRRMDEGEETVRLIQEAGGEAIFVQADVTKEADVKAMVDKAVSVFGRLDIAFNNAGTVGENPSLIEQTEAEYDRTMNVNVKGVWLSMKYEIAQMLKQGSGSLVNTASGLGVVASPSQPLYTASKHAVVGLTKAAALQYAKAGIRINVVAPGSIKTDMFEAATDEVKAYLAGLHPIGRVGTPLEVANAVLFLSSDMASFVIGETLMVDGGSVCSAVVDRQCEMFDTALQATH; via the coding sequence ATGATACTGCAAAATAAAGTGGCGTTAGTTACAGGCGGCACATCGGGAATTGGCAGAGTAACAGCGATCGCTTATGCCCAACAAGAAGCAAAGGTGGTGGTGGGTCGTCGAATGGATGAAGGTGAAGAAACGGTTCGATTGATTCAGGAAGCTGGCGGAGAGGCTATTTTTGTGCAAGCAGATGTCACAAAAGAAGCCGATGTGAAAGCAATGGTTGATAAAGCGGTTAGCGTTTTTGGTCGGTTAGATATTGCCTTTAATAATGCGGGAACTGTCGGCGAAAATCCCTCATTGATTGAGCAAACAGAAGCGGAATACGATCGCACAATGAACGTCAATGTCAAAGGCGTTTGGTTGTCGATGAAATATGAAATCGCTCAGATGTTGAAACAGGGAAGTGGTTCGCTCGTCAATACGGCATCTGGGCTTGGAGTCGTTGCATCTCCTAGCCAACCCCTCTACACCGCGAGTAAACATGCGGTAGTAGGCTTAACAAAAGCTGCTGCACTCCAATATGCCAAGGCGGGTATTCGCATCAATGTCGTTGCACCAGGGTCAATCAAAACAGATATGTTTGAAGCAGCTACAGATGAAGTCAAAGCTTACTTGGCAGGACTTCACCCGATCGGACGAGTTGGAACACCGCTTGAAGTTGCAAACGCAGTCCTGTTTCTATCATCTGACATGGCATCGTTCGTAATAGGTGAAACGTTGATGGTAGATGGTGGGTCTGTCTGTAGCGCAGTAGTCGATCGACAGTGCGAAATGTTTGACACAGCACTTCAAGCGACTCACTAA
- a CDS encoding alpha/beta hydrolase — translation MPYITVGQENSATIDLYYEDLGTGQPIVLIHGFPLNGHSWEKQVLVLLNAGYRVITYDRRGFGASSQPSFGYDYDTFAADLNVLMTKLDLHDAVLVGFSMGTGEVTRYLGKYGSERVQKAVLMAPVPPFLLKTDDNPEGVDQSVFDGIMKAIVEDRPAYFSTFFQGFFNVDVLLGDRISNDAIQASWNVAAGASAKGTLDCVPSWLTDFRDDLPRIDVPTLIIHGDSDRILPLESTAARLPKMIKNSQLVVIPGGPHAINWTHADQVNPALLDFLQ, via the coding sequence ATGCCTTACATTACCGTCGGTCAAGAAAACTCTGCAACCATCGATCTCTACTACGAAGATCTTGGGACAGGTCAACCGATTGTACTGATTCATGGATTTCCATTGAACGGACATTCTTGGGAGAAGCAGGTTTTAGTTTTACTGAACGCAGGATATCGAGTAATTACCTACGATCGCCGAGGATTTGGTGCTTCTAGCCAACCCTCATTTGGCTATGACTACGATACCTTTGCAGCAGATTTGAACGTGCTGATGACCAAGCTTGACTTACATGATGCTGTGCTGGTCGGCTTCTCAATGGGAACAGGCGAAGTCACGCGCTATCTTGGCAAGTATGGCTCAGAGCGGGTGCAGAAAGCTGTGCTGATGGCTCCAGTGCCGCCCTTCCTATTGAAGACCGATGATAATCCTGAAGGCGTTGACCAAAGCGTCTTCGATGGCATTATGAAAGCGATCGTTGAAGACCGTCCAGCCTACTTTTCTACATTCTTCCAGGGCTTCTTCAATGTTGATGTATTGTTGGGCGATCGCATCAGCAACGATGCCATCCAAGCCAGTTGGAATGTGGCAGCCGGAGCCTCTGCTAAAGGCACATTGGACTGTGTACCGTCCTGGCTGACTGATTTCCGCGATGATTTGCCCCGCATTGATGTGCCGACGCTGATTATTCATGGAGATAGCGATCGCATTTTGCCACTTGAGTCCACAGCAGCAAGACTGCCAAAAATGATTAAAAACAGTCAACTGGTTGTTATTCCTGGCGGACCGCACGCCATCAACTGGACTCACGCTGATCAGGTCAATCCCGCGTTGCTGGACTTTCTTCAGTAG
- a CDS encoding alpha/beta hydrolase — protein sequence MSTFVLVHGSWHDGSAWQAVISQLEAKRHQAFAPTIAGHGKGVNKNVNHAQCTQSIVDYIVDKDLTDIVLLGHSFGGTIIAKVAEAISTRIRRLIFFDAFVLNDGESLRDNLPFPTQELIDDLVEASGDNTMMMPFDIWRETFLNDADLDLAKSSYAQLSPEPYQPFIDKLDLKQFYSLPIPKSYLYCTEDNVLPQGEWGWHPRLSSRLGLFRLVQMPGSHEVMFSNPVGLAEKIIVAGRD from the coding sequence ATGTCAACTTTTGTTTTAGTTCATGGCTCGTGGCACGATGGTTCTGCTTGGCAAGCGGTCATCAGCCAGTTAGAAGCGAAAAGACATCAGGCTTTTGCTCCGACGATCGCCGGACATGGAAAAGGCGTGAATAAAAACGTCAACCATGCTCAATGTACACAGTCGATCGTCGATTACATTGTTGATAAAGACTTAACCGATATCGTCCTACTTGGACATAGTTTCGGTGGCACAATTATTGCCAAAGTTGCTGAAGCAATTAGCACTCGAATTCGACGGCTGATCTTCTTCGATGCTTTTGTCCTGAATGATGGTGAGAGCCTCAGAGATAACCTTCCATTTCCCACTCAAGAGCTAATCGATGATCTAGTTGAAGCATCGGGTGATAATACGATGATGATGCCGTTCGATATTTGGCGAGAAACATTTCTCAACGATGCTGACCTCGACCTAGCAAAATCGAGTTACGCACAATTGTCACCTGAACCGTATCAACCGTTTATTGACAAATTAGACCTGAAGCAGTTTTACTCGCTGCCCATTCCTAAAAGTTACCTCTACTGTACAGAAGATAATGTCCTACCTCAAGGCGAGTGGGGTTGGCATCCTAGACTGTCTAGCCGCTTGGGGTTGTTTCGACTCGTGCAAATGCCCGGTAGCCATGAGGTGATGTTTTCTAACCCGGTTGGTTTAGCAGAAAAGATCATTGTGGCAGGACGTGACTAG
- a CDS encoding nuclear transport factor 2 family protein, giving the protein MTKAGESLLGTVEVVQAFYNAMKRGDVEGILAVVDSDAVLEEANSLPYAGVYRGHAAWRNLSAEFYATWQDSVNTIDSIANVGPYVVSLIRWRATSRYTGRTIEMPLAEFFWVVEGKIARLLPFYWDTAAVLRVIESE; this is encoded by the coding sequence ATGACAAAAGCAGGTGAGTCTTTGTTAGGGACTGTAGAGGTCGTTCAGGCATTTTATAATGCAATGAAGCGAGGGGATGTTGAGGGAATACTTGCAGTAGTTGACTCCGATGCGGTACTGGAGGAGGCGAACTCTCTCCCGTATGCTGGTGTTTACCGAGGACATGCAGCGTGGCGGAATCTCAGTGCAGAGTTTTATGCCACGTGGCAAGACTCAGTAAATACAATTGACAGTATTGCTAACGTTGGACCTTATGTGGTGAGCTTGATTCGCTGGCGTGCAACGTCTAGGTATACCGGGCGGACTATTGAGATGCCCCTGGCAGAATTTTTCTGGGTCGTAGAAGGGAAAATCGCGCGGCTTCTCCCCTTCTATTGGGATACGGCTGCTGTACTGCGGGTAATTGAGTCAGAATGA
- a CDS encoding IS6 family transposase, whose amino-acid sequence MSTPPLFKWRHFQADIILLNVRWYCRYALSYRDLEEMMQERGIEVDHSTINRWVLKYAPELDLRIRSHLQPTNDSWRVDETYVKVKGVWKYLYRAVDSAGNTLDFLLSAKRDAKAAERFFRKVLKARHTQSPRVITVDKNAAYPKAIETLKGDETLEEATQLRQKKYLNNIIEQYHRPIKRLVNVGMGFKSFNTARRTLRGYEAMNMIRKGQIQGIEKGDILGQVEFVSQIFQVAA is encoded by the coding sequence ATGTCCACCCCACCTCTATTCAAATGGCGTCATTTTCAAGCGGACATCATCTTACTAAATGTACGCTGGTATTGCCGTTATGCACTCTCCTACCGAGACTTGGAGGAGATGATGCAGGAGCGAGGCATCGAGGTGGATCATTCCACGATTAATCGATGGGTGCTGAAGTACGCCCCAGAACTGGACCTCCGAATTCGTTCTCATTTGCAACCGACGAATGATTCATGGCGGGTGGATGAGACTTATGTGAAAGTGAAGGGAGTGTGGAAATACTTATATCGAGCGGTGGATAGTGCGGGCAACACGCTGGACTTTTTGCTGAGTGCGAAGCGAGACGCCAAAGCCGCAGAACGTTTTTTCCGTAAAGTATTGAAGGCAAGGCATACCCAATCGCCGCGCGTGATTACGGTGGATAAAAATGCGGCCTATCCAAAAGCTATCGAGACGTTGAAAGGAGATGAAACGCTAGAAGAGGCAACACAGTTGCGGCAAAAGAAATACTTGAACAATATCATTGAACAATATCATCGACCAATTAAGCGATTAGTGAATGTAGGCATGGGATTCAAATCGTTCAACACAGCACGCCGCACCTTGAGGGGATATGAGGCGATGAACATGATCCGCAAAGGGCAAATTCAAGGCATCGAAAAAGGTGACATTTTAGGTCAAGTAGAATTCGTGTCTCAAATTTTTCAAGTTGCTGCATAA
- a CDS encoding type 1 glutamine amidotransferase, whose translation MRIHYLQHVPFEKLGSISTWMTNQNYSVSSTRLYADDPLPTVNDFDWLIILGGPMNIYEEDQYPWLIAEKQLIKQAIKKDKLVLGICLGAQLIADALGARVYSGEHKEIGWFPIKTVEAVQQSKGLEFLPSELTVFHWHGDTFELPEKAIRLTYSEGCANQAFLYGNKVLGLQFHLEVDRQGVRQMIENSASELVAGKYVQSSEEMLSANKNFATIQGVMYCFLELLSCHYHKVVQNSEVTGM comes from the coding sequence ATGAGAATTCACTATTTACAGCACGTTCCCTTTGAGAAATTGGGCAGCATTTCGACTTGGATGACTAATCAAAACTATTCGGTATCCTCCACCAGACTCTATGCCGACGATCCCTTACCGACTGTGAATGATTTTGATTGGCTGATCATCTTGGGCGGACCCATGAATATCTACGAGGAGGATCAGTACCCCTGGCTAATCGCAGAAAAACAGTTGATTAAGCAAGCGATCAAGAAAGATAAATTAGTGCTTGGTATTTGTCTGGGAGCACAACTGATTGCGGATGCTCTAGGTGCAAGAGTGTATTCGGGTGAACACAAAGAAATTGGATGGTTTCCAATCAAAACAGTAGAAGCAGTTCAGCAATCCAAAGGTCTTGAATTCTTACCCTCAGAACTGACCGTTTTTCATTGGCACGGGGATACGTTTGAGTTGCCAGAGAAAGCCATCCGTCTTACCTACAGTGAGGGCTGTGCCAATCAAGCATTCCTCTACGGCAATAAGGTGCTAGGCTTGCAATTTCACTTGGAAGTTGATCGGCAAGGTGTACGGCAAATGATTGAGAATAGTGCATCAGAATTAGTTGCAGGGAAGTATGTTCAGAGTTCCGAGGAGATGCTTTCCGCGAATAAGAATTTTGCAACGATACAGGGAGTGATGTACTGTTTCCTTGAACTGCTCTCATGCCACTATCACAAAGTTGTCCAGAATAGTGAGGTTACTGGGATGTGA
- a CDS encoding MOSC domain-containing protein produces the protein MVAQILSIQVGLPKLLGVENALDPMDRPWSTGFFKEPVQGRIWLGSTNLAGDGQADLKHHGGVEKAVLVYAAEHYPSWQARLNLPNFSYGDFGENFTVTDQTEASVCIGDIYDIGEAQVQVSQPRQPCWKLSRRWRIWDLALQVQCTGQTGWYFRVLKEGAVEVGMELVLRDRPFPQWTIARANQIMHHDLNNREAAAELANCPLLAPNWQRTLLNRAAKNINPDSTPRLWGEN, from the coding sequence ATGGTCGCCCAGATTCTTTCGATTCAGGTTGGACTGCCCAAATTGCTTGGTGTTGAAAATGCGCTAGATCCAATGGATCGTCCCTGGTCTACTGGATTCTTCAAAGAACCGGTTCAAGGAAGAATCTGGCTTGGAAGCACCAACTTAGCCGGAGATGGTCAAGCCGATCTTAAACATCATGGCGGTGTTGAGAAAGCAGTGCTGGTGTATGCGGCTGAACACTATCCCTCTTGGCAAGCACGGTTGAATTTGCCCAATTTCTCCTACGGAGATTTTGGGGAAAATTTTACAGTTACCGATCAAACTGAAGCATCGGTGTGCATTGGAGATATCTATGACATTGGTGAAGCTCAGGTTCAGGTATCCCAACCTCGCCAGCCGTGCTGGAAATTGTCGCGTCGCTGGCGAATCTGGGATTTAGCATTACAAGTTCAATGCACTGGACAGACCGGTTGGTATTTCCGTGTACTGAAAGAAGGCGCGGTTGAGGTAGGTATGGAACTTGTGTTGCGCGATCGCCCTTTTCCACAGTGGACGATCGCACGGGCAAACCAAATCATGCATCACGATTTGAACAACCGAGAAGCAGCGGCGGAGCTGGCAAATTGTCCCTTGTTAGCACCGAATTGGCAACGCACTTTGCTCAATCGTGCCGCTAAAAATATCAATCCTGATTCCACCCCTCGACTTTGGGGTGAGAACTAG
- a CDS encoding XRE family transcriptional regulator, with protein sequence MENSIDTLLKSELTKLGQQLRTLRTERGWTLSELSQQADVSEAYLSRLECGERQPSLAVLFNLARVYGVSLPDLFSSTSENSKSVASERKASAGVVIRAGGRLLQEGNGLRYTSLAGGNHLADLHPLRVIVPVDRQGNHHYQHSGEEWLYVLSGQLILTLVDEQFLLNPGDAAHFDAFLPHDISATGEQDAEILLVACTPTRSLLKSYLSEKQS encoded by the coding sequence ATGGAGAATTCGATCGACACCCTTCTCAAGTCTGAATTAACCAAACTAGGACAACAGTTACGGACTTTAAGAACTGAACGGGGTTGGACTTTAAGCGAGCTGAGCCAACAAGCAGATGTGTCTGAGGCATATTTGTCACGCTTAGAATGTGGTGAACGACAGCCCTCACTGGCAGTTCTGTTTAACTTGGCACGGGTATATGGAGTTTCACTGCCCGACCTATTTAGCTCAACTTCAGAAAACTCAAAGTCAGTGGCTTCAGAACGAAAAGCTTCTGCGGGCGTTGTAATTCGCGCAGGCGGTCGTCTGCTTCAAGAAGGCAATGGGCTGCGCTACACTTCCCTCGCTGGCGGAAACCATCTCGCTGATTTGCATCCACTCCGAGTGATCGTACCTGTCGATCGACAAGGAAACCATCACTATCAGCATAGCGGTGAAGAGTGGCTCTATGTTCTCTCCGGTCAGTTAATCCTGACGCTAGTAGACGAGCAGTTTTTACTCAATCCGGGCGACGCGGCTCATTTTGATGCGTTTCTCCCACACGATATCTCTGCAACCGGAGAGCAAGACGCTGAGATTCTTCTGGTTGCCTGTACGCCCACACGCTCTTTATTGAAAAGTTACCTCTCCGAGAAACAATCATGA
- a CDS encoding IS5 family transposase, giving the protein MARKLYPTDLSERQWHILKPLIPAPKASGRPRTVNIREIVNAIFYILASGCAWRLLPHDLPPWATVYYYFRLWRRDGVWQQINQVLREKVRSSRGREPTPSAAIVDSQSVKTTEVAQEVGYDGGKLVKGHKRHILVDTLGLLLQVVVSAANLSERAGAILLLEKVEAKFPRLSKIFSDGGYDGADFIASIKEDYQLNWEVVKRKQNKGFQVLPWRWIVERTLAWLVRYRRLTIDYEVLPTSSEAFIYAAMVRLMVRRLA; this is encoded by the coding sequence ATGGCTCGAAAACTTTATCCTACTGACCTCAGCGAGCGGCAATGGCACATCCTCAAACCACTCATTCCAGCACCTAAAGCTAGTGGTCGTCCTCGCACAGTCAATATCCGTGAGATTGTCAACGCGATCTTCTATATCCTTGCCAGTGGTTGCGCTTGGCGCTTGCTACCTCATGACTTACCACCTTGGGCTACAGTTTACTACTATTTTCGGCTGTGGCGCCGGGATGGAGTTTGGCAGCAAATCAACCAGGTTCTGCGGGAAAAGGTGCGCTCTTCACGAGGGCGAGAGCCAACTCCGAGTGCAGCGATTGTCGATAGCCAGTCGGTCAAAACTACTGAGGTAGCACAGGAAGTTGGTTATGACGGCGGTAAGTTGGTCAAGGGACACAAGCGTCACATCTTGGTTGACACATTAGGGTTGTTGTTGCAAGTCGTCGTCAGCGCCGCCAACTTGTCTGAGAGAGCTGGAGCGATCTTGCTGTTGGAGAAGGTTGAAGCGAAATTTCCCCGCCTTAGCAAGATCTTCTCAGACGGAGGCTATGACGGTGCTGATTTCATTGCCTCAATTAAAGAGGATTATCAATTGAATTGGGAAGTGGTCAAGCGCAAGCAGAACAAAGGCTTTCAAGTGTTGCCTTGGCGGTGGATAGTTGAGCGCACTCTGGCATGGCTTGTGCGTTACAGGCGATTAACCATTGACTATGAAGTCTTACCTACCAGCTCAGAAGCTTTTATTTATGCTGCCATGGTTCGGCTGATGGTCAGGCGGTTAGCGTAG